The Pseudomonas eucalypticola genome has a window encoding:
- the dsbD gene encoding protein-disulfide reductase DsbD, producing MRLLTLCFLMLYSALAAAVFGPPQAAFLPAEKAFVLTHQRLASGEHLLDWRIAPGYYLYKERMAFGGLPASQQPVLPDGVEHEDEFFGVQPIYRDQLQVLLPAEASGLVQLKWQGCADAGLCYPPQAFTLDLGGTANPAPGGEAEDQSIARDLQQRSLLWSMAAFFGLGLLLAFTPCSLPMLPILAGVVVGSGARTGRSLMLAGSYVLSMALVYAAMGVLAALLGANLQAWLQHPVLLASFAGLFVLLALPMFGVFELQLPAAVRDRLEQAGTRHKGGSLAGAGLMGLFSGLLIGPCMTAPLAGALLYIGQSGNALHGALVLFAMGVGIGLPLMLLVTVGNRFLPRPGAWMNLVKGVFGALFLGLALWIVEPLLDPVLWLALAGLLTLAMAIVCGCKLGTPLLRTGLGAPLGLWAVLMLVGAAAGGASPLQPLAVFAGTASAGIAPETAPAKVSSVADLERELQQAAAQGQWTLLHYTADWCVNCKVLEREILHHPVALQVLQGVRVLAVDVTQDNDQSRALLARHGVVGPPTMVWLGPDGQERREYRVTGLIKRDVFIQRWATAKERG from the coding sequence ATGCGGCTTCTGACGCTCTGTTTTCTCATGCTCTATTCCGCGTTGGCAGCGGCCGTGTTCGGGCCGCCCCAGGCGGCTTTCCTGCCGGCCGAAAAAGCCTTCGTGCTGACCCACCAACGGCTCGCCAGTGGCGAGCACCTGCTCGACTGGCGCATCGCGCCGGGCTACTACCTGTACAAGGAGCGCATGGCCTTCGGCGGTTTGCCCGCCAGCCAGCAACCCGTGTTGCCGGACGGCGTAGAGCACGAAGACGAATTCTTCGGCGTGCAACCCATCTACCGGGACCAGCTGCAGGTCTTGCTACCCGCCGAGGCCAGCGGCCTGGTGCAGTTGAAGTGGCAGGGCTGCGCCGATGCGGGGCTGTGCTACCCGCCGCAAGCCTTCACCCTGGACCTGGGCGGCACCGCGAACCCGGCGCCTGGGGGCGAAGCTGAGGACCAGTCCATCGCCCGCGACCTGCAACAGCGCTCGTTGCTGTGGAGCATGGCGGCGTTTTTCGGCCTGGGGCTGTTGCTGGCCTTCACGCCATGCTCACTGCCCATGTTGCCGATTCTGGCGGGCGTGGTGGTAGGCAGCGGGGCCAGGACTGGGCGCAGCCTGATGTTGGCCGGCAGCTATGTGCTGAGCATGGCGCTGGTGTATGCGGCCATGGGCGTGCTGGCCGCGCTGCTGGGCGCCAACCTGCAGGCCTGGCTGCAACACCCGGTGCTGCTGGCCAGCTTCGCGGGCCTGTTCGTATTGCTGGCCCTGCCCATGTTCGGCGTGTTCGAACTGCAACTGCCCGCCGCGGTGCGCGACCGCCTCGAGCAGGCCGGCACCCGCCACAAGGGCGGCAGCCTGGCCGGTGCCGGGCTGATGGGGCTGTTTTCCGGACTATTGATCGGCCCCTGCATGACCGCCCCGCTGGCAGGCGCCCTGCTCTACATCGGCCAGAGCGGCAATGCGCTGCACGGGGCGCTGGTGCTGTTTGCCATGGGCGTGGGCATTGGCCTGCCGTTGATGCTGCTGGTCACCGTGGGCAACCGCTTCCTGCCACGGCCTGGCGCCTGGATGAACCTGGTCAAGGGCGTGTTTGGCGCGCTGTTCCTTGGCCTTGCCTTGTGGATCGTCGAGCCGCTGCTTGACCCGGTGCTGTGGCTGGCGCTGGCCGGGCTGCTGACGCTGGCCATGGCCATCGTCTGTGGCTGCAAGCTGGGCACGCCCCTGCTGCGTACCGGGCTGGGGGCGCCGCTGGGGCTATGGGCGGTCTTGATGCTGGTCGGCGCAGCGGCCGGCGGCGCTTCACCCTTGCAGCCCCTGGCCGTTTTCGCAGGCACGGCCAGCGCCGGCATTGCCCCCGAGACGGCACCTGCCAAGGTCAGCAGCGTGGCGGACCTGGAGCGCGAGCTGCAACAGGCCGCTGCCCAGGGCCAATGGACGCTGCTGCACTACACCGCCGATTGGTGCGTGAACTGCAAGGTACTGGAGCGTGAAATTCTCCATCACCCCGTGGCGCTGCAAGTCTTGCAAGGCGTGCGGGTGCTGGCCGTCGACGTCACCCAGGACAACGACCAGAGCCGGGCGCTGCTGGCCAGGCATGGCGTGGTCGGGCCGCCCACCATGGTGTGGCTGGGCCCTGACGGCCAGGAGCGCCGTGAGTACCGGGTTACCGGCCTGATCAAGCGTGACGTCTTTATTCAACGATGGGCAACAGCCAAGGAGCGCGGTTAA
- the dsbG gene encoding thiol:disulfide interchange protein DsbG — translation MKTILLATAGLAWAAMATAEVEPLPRPLQPLQQMGLEFLGSFEGPDQLKGYAARYQQQGVAVYLTPDRQHALVGTLYDAQGQDLSAEHLDRLVFAAMDQANWEKLGASTWIADGKADAPRIVYVFSDPNCPFCSMFWKQARPWVDSGQVQLRHVMVGILREESAALAAAMLASGDPTAALLEHERDGKRSTLKPLKKIPADIAGQLAANLALMTELQVPATPAIFYRDDAGRLQNHRGAPPGKMLEAILGTQPRSGG, via the coding sequence ATGAAAACGATACTACTGGCAACGGCCGGCCTGGCCTGGGCCGCCATGGCCACCGCCGAGGTCGAGCCACTGCCCCGACCTTTGCAACCGCTGCAGCAAATGGGCCTGGAGTTTCTGGGCAGCTTCGAGGGACCCGACCAACTCAAGGGCTATGCTGCCCGCTACCAACAGCAAGGCGTGGCCGTCTACCTCACCCCCGACCGCCAACATGCGCTGGTGGGCACGCTGTACGACGCCCAGGGCCAGGACCTGAGCGCCGAACACCTGGACCGCCTGGTGTTTGCCGCCATGGACCAGGCCAATTGGGAGAAACTGGGTGCCAGCACCTGGATCGCCGATGGCAAGGCCGATGCACCGCGCATCGTCTATGTCTTCAGCGACCCCAATTGCCCGTTCTGCTCGATGTTCTGGAAGCAGGCCCGACCTTGGGTCGACAGCGGCCAGGTGCAACTGCGTCATGTCATGGTGGGCATCCTGCGCGAGGAAAGCGCGGCGCTGGCCGCGGCGATGCTGGCCAGCGGCGACCCGACGGCGGCCCTGCTCGAGCATGAACGCGATGGCAAGCGATCCACGCTCAAGCCGCTGAAGAAGATCCCCGCTGATATTGCCGGCCAACTGGCAGCCAACCTGGCCTTGATGACAGAACTGCAAGTACCCGCCACCCCCGCGATCTTTTACCGCGATGATGCCGGGCGTCTGCAGAACCATCGCGGTGCACCACCGGGGAAAATGCTGGAAGCGATACTCGGGACCCAGCCGCGCAGCGGCGGCTGA
- the betT gene encoding choline transporter BetT: protein MNPPVFYFAASFILLFGIVVIAFPQQAGAWLTAAQAWAANTVGWYYMLAMTLYLVFVVVTALSGYGKIKLGADHDEPEFSYLSWAGMLFAAGISITLFFFCVSEPLTHMLTPPQGQGGTEAAARQAMQLLFLHWGLHGWGVFAFVGMALAYFAYRHNLPLALRSALYPLIGKRINGPIGYAVDGFGIIATVFGLGADMGFGVLHLNAGLDYLFGVAHSQWVQVILITLMMGAAIIVAVSGVDKGVRVMSDINMLLACALLLFVLFAGPTQHLLTTLIQNVGDYLGALPSKSFDVYAYDKPSDWLGNWTVFYWAWWIAWAPFVGLFIARISRGRTIREFVFGVLLIPLGFTLAWMSIFGNSAIDMVLHHGMTELGQSALADPARTLYLLLETYPWSRTVIAVTVFISFVFFVTSADSGTVVLSTLSARGGNADEDGPKWLRVFWGVMTALVTSGLLFAGSIDSLKSAVVLTSLPFSLILLAMMWGLHKAFYLESQRKIAQMYSLAPVATNARRGRGGWRQRLSQAVHFPSRDEVYRFMDTLVRPAIEEVSAVFTEKGLKVVTQEDLSHDQVSLEIGHGEERPFIYQVLMRGYFTPSFARGGMGTKELKNRRYYRAEVHLAEGSQDYDLVGYSKEQVINDILDQYERHMQFLHMVR from the coding sequence ATGAACCCACCGGTGTTCTACTTCGCCGCCAGCTTCATTCTGCTGTTCGGCATCGTGGTCATCGCGTTCCCGCAACAAGCCGGGGCCTGGCTCACTGCCGCGCAAGCCTGGGCGGCCAACACCGTTGGCTGGTACTACATGCTGGCCATGACCCTGTATCTGGTCTTCGTGGTGGTCACCGCCTTGTCTGGCTACGGCAAGATCAAGCTCGGTGCCGACCACGACGAGCCCGAGTTCAGCTACCTGTCATGGGCCGGCATGCTGTTTGCCGCCGGTATCAGCATTACCCTGTTTTTCTTCTGCGTCTCCGAACCCCTCACCCACATGCTCACCCCGCCGCAAGGCCAGGGCGGCACCGAGGCAGCCGCGCGCCAGGCCATGCAGTTGCTGTTCCTGCACTGGGGCCTGCACGGTTGGGGCGTGTTCGCGTTCGTGGGCATGGCCCTGGCGTATTTCGCCTACCGCCATAATCTGCCGCTGGCCTTGCGCTCGGCCCTTTACCCGCTGATCGGCAAACGCATCAATGGCCCCATCGGCTACGCAGTGGACGGCTTCGGCATCATCGCCACGGTATTCGGCCTGGGCGCCGACATGGGCTTTGGCGTGCTGCACCTCAACGCCGGCCTGGACTACCTGTTCGGCGTGGCCCACAGCCAGTGGGTGCAGGTCATACTCATCACCCTGATGATGGGCGCGGCGATCATCGTCGCCGTGTCGGGCGTGGACAAGGGCGTTCGGGTGATGTCCGACATCAACATGCTGCTGGCCTGTGCGCTGCTGCTGTTCGTGCTGTTCGCCGGGCCTACCCAGCACCTGCTCACCACGCTGATCCAGAACGTCGGTGACTACCTGGGCGCGCTGCCGTCCAAGAGTTTCGACGTCTACGCCTATGACAAACCCAGCGACTGGCTGGGCAACTGGACGGTGTTCTACTGGGCCTGGTGGATCGCCTGGGCGCCGTTCGTGGGCCTGTTCATTGCCCGTATTTCCCGTGGCCGAACCATCCGCGAGTTCGTCTTCGGCGTGTTGCTGATTCCGCTGGGCTTTACCTTGGCGTGGATGTCGATTTTCGGCAACAGTGCCATCGACATGGTGCTGCACCATGGCATGACGGAACTGGGCCAGTCGGCCCTGGCCGACCCCGCCAGGACGCTGTACCTGTTGCTTGAAACCTACCCCTGGAGCCGCACGGTGATCGCCGTCACGGTGTTCATCAGCTTCGTGTTCTTCGTCACCTCGGCCGACTCGGGCACCGTGGTGCTGTCCACGCTGTCTGCCCGCGGCGGCAATGCCGACGAAGACGGGCCGAAATGGCTGCGGGTGTTCTGGGGCGTAATGACCGCGCTGGTGACCAGCGGGCTGTTGTTCGCCGGCAGCATCGATTCGCTGAAATCGGCGGTGGTGCTGACGTCCCTGCCGTTCTCGCTTATCCTGCTGGCGATGATGTGGGGCCTGCACAAGGCGTTCTACCTGGAGTCCCAGCGCAAGATCGCGCAGATGTACTCCCTGGCCCCGGTCGCCACCAACGCCCGTCGTGGCCGTGGCGGCTGGCGCCAGCGCCTGAGCCAGGCCGTGCACTTCCCGTCGCGCGACGAGGTGTACCGCTTCATGGACACCCTGGTGCGCCCAGCCATTGAAGAAGTGTCGGCGGTGTTCACCGAAAAAGGCCTGAAGGTCGTGACACAGGAAGACCTCAGCCACGACCAGGTCAGCCTGGAAATCGGCCATGGCGAAGAACGGCCGTTCATCTACCAGGTGCTGATGCGCGGCTACTTCACCCCCTCGTTCGCCCGCGGTGGCATGGGCACGAAGGAGCTGAAGAACCGCCGTTACTACCGTGCCGAGGTTCACTTGGCCGAAGGCAGCCAGGACTACGACCTGGTGGGGTACAGCAAGGAGCAGGTGATCAACGACATCCTGGACCAGTACGAGCGGCACATGCAGTTCCTGCACATGGTTCGCTAA
- the epsC gene encoding serine O-acetyltransferase EpsC, which yields MSDKPQGANGHWQLQSIVGQLRGAREQWRTANGRSSGEQGGRQLPSREAVRGILEQLCGALFPMRLGPVDLREESEDFYVGHTLDAALNALLAQARLELRYAARHQQRQEDVDAQALQLIQGFAAALPGLRSLLDTDVLAAYHGDPAARSVDEVLLCYPGILAIIHHRLAHHLYRAGLPLLARISSELAHSATGIDIHPGAQIGPSFFIDHGTGVVIGETAIIGERVRIYQAVTLGAKRFPADESGNLQKGHPRHPIVEDDVVIYAGATILGRITIGKGSTIGGNVWLTRNVPAGSNVTQANLQHDDGTQK from the coding sequence GTGAGCGACAAACCCCAAGGGGCCAACGGCCATTGGCAATTGCAGTCCATCGTCGGCCAGTTGCGCGGTGCGCGGGAGCAATGGCGCACCGCCAATGGGCGCAGCAGCGGCGAGCAGGGGGGGCGGCAGTTGCCTTCGCGCGAAGCAGTGCGCGGAATTCTTGAGCAGTTGTGCGGCGCACTGTTTCCGATGCGCCTGGGCCCGGTCGACCTGCGCGAGGAAAGCGAGGACTTCTACGTAGGCCACACGCTGGACGCTGCGCTCAATGCCCTGCTGGCGCAGGCGCGGCTGGAGCTGCGCTACGCCGCCCGCCACCAGCAACGCCAGGAAGACGTGGATGCCCAGGCCCTGCAACTGATCCAGGGTTTCGCCGCCGCGCTGCCGGGCTTGCGCAGCCTGCTGGACACCGATGTGCTGGCCGCCTACCACGGCGACCCGGCGGCGCGCAGCGTCGACGAGGTGCTGCTGTGCTACCCCGGTATTCTGGCGATCATCCACCACCGGCTGGCGCACCACCTGTACCGCGCCGGCCTGCCGTTGCTGGCGCGCATCAGCTCGGAGCTGGCGCATTCTGCCACGGGCATCGACATTCACCCGGGTGCGCAGATAGGCCCCAGCTTCTTCATCGACCATGGTACCGGCGTCGTGATCGGCGAAACGGCGATCATTGGCGAGCGTGTGCGCATCTACCAGGCCGTGACCTTGGGCGCCAAGCGCTTCCCGGCGGACGAATCGGGCAACCTGCAGAAAGGCCATCCGCGCCACCCGATCGTCGAGGACGACGTGGTGATCTACGCCGGGGCTACCATTCTGGGGCGCATCACCATCGGCAAAGGCTCGACCATCGGGGGCAACGTCTGGTTGACCCGCAACGTACCCGCGGGCAGCAACGTGACCCAGGCCAACCTGCAGCACGATGACGGCACCCAGAAGTAG
- a CDS encoding D-cysteine desulfhydrase: MITQSLARFPRLELLGAPTALEKLERLSQWVGRDIYVKRDDLTPLAMGGNKLRKLEYLAADALAQGADTLITAGAIQSNHVRQTAAIAAKLGLSCVALLENPIGTDDSNYLGNGNRLLLDLFDAKVELVENLDNADEQLQALAQRLSASGRKPYLVPIGGSNALGALGYVRAGLELAEQINATGLDFAAVVLASGSAGTHSGLALGLSESLPDLPVIGVTVSRTDEAQRPKVQGLAERTAALLSVPLPESFKVQLWDEFFGPRYGQPNAGTLSAIKLVANQEGLLLDPVYTGKAMAGLLDGIGRQRLGDGPVIFLHTGGAPALFAYPGVWNN, encoded by the coding sequence ATGATCACGCAATCGCTTGCCCGTTTTCCCCGCCTCGAACTGCTCGGCGCCCCTACCGCGCTGGAAAAGCTCGAGCGACTGTCCCAGTGGGTAGGCCGCGATATCTACGTCAAGCGTGACGACCTGACCCCGCTGGCCATGGGCGGCAACAAGCTGCGCAAGCTCGAGTACCTGGCTGCCGACGCCCTGGCCCAAGGGGCCGATACCCTGATCACCGCTGGCGCCATCCAGTCCAATCATGTGCGCCAGACGGCCGCCATCGCGGCCAAACTGGGCCTAAGCTGCGTCGCGCTGCTGGAAAACCCCATCGGCACCGACGACAGCAACTACCTGGGCAACGGTAACCGCCTGCTCCTGGACCTGTTCGACGCCAAGGTCGAGCTGGTGGAGAACCTCGACAACGCCGATGAACAACTGCAAGCCTTGGCGCAGCGCCTCAGCGCCAGCGGGCGCAAGCCCTACCTGGTGCCCATCGGCGGTTCCAACGCGCTCGGCGCGCTGGGCTATGTGCGCGCCGGCCTGGAGCTGGCCGAACAGATCAATGCCACCGGCCTGGACTTCGCAGCCGTGGTACTGGCTTCCGGCAGCGCTGGCACCCACAGCGGCCTGGCCCTTGGCCTGAGCGAGTCGCTGCCCGACCTTCCGGTCATCGGCGTGACCGTGTCGCGCACCGACGAAGCCCAGCGCCCCAAGGTACAAGGCCTGGCCGAACGCACCGCCGCGCTGCTCAGCGTGCCGCTGCCCGAAAGCTTCAAGGTGCAGTTGTGGGATGAATTCTTCGGCCCGCGCTATGGTCAACCGAATGCGGGCACGCTGTCGGCCATCAAGCTGGTAGCCAACCAGGAAGGCCTGCTGCTGGACCCGGTGTATACCGGCAAGGCCATGGCTGGTTTGCTCGATGGCATCGGCCGCCAGCGCCTGGGCGACGGCCCGGTGATTTTCCTGCACACCGGCGGGGCGCCGGCGCTGTTTGCCTACCCTGGCGTGTGGAATAATTGA
- the tcyJ gene encoding cystine ABC transporter substrate-binding protein: MTFSSLRRTLLIASMGLALGSALVGQAMAGDELKTIQDKGTISVGLEGTYPPFSYVDENGKLTGFEVEFAEALAKELGVKAKLQPTKWDGILAALESKRLDVAINQVTISEERKKKYDFSEPYTVSGIQALTQKKDAGKIASANDLTGKKVGVGLGTNYEQWLKENVPGAVIKTYDDDPTKYQDLRVGRIDAILVDRLAAFELISKTNDTLAVSGPAFSRQEAGVTLRKGEPELLAAINKAIDKLRADGTLAKLSQKYFNADVTK; encoded by the coding sequence ATGACTTTCTCTTCGTTGCGTCGCACTCTTCTCATCGCCAGCATGGGCCTGGCGCTGGGTTCGGCACTGGTCGGCCAGGCCATGGCCGGGGATGAGCTGAAAACCATCCAGGACAAAGGCACCATCAGCGTCGGCCTGGAAGGCACCTACCCGCCGTTCAGCTATGTCGACGAGAACGGCAAGCTCACCGGTTTCGAAGTTGAATTCGCCGAAGCGCTGGCCAAGGAACTGGGCGTCAAGGCCAAGCTGCAGCCCACCAAATGGGACGGCATCCTCGCGGCCCTGGAGTCCAAGCGCCTGGACGTGGCCATCAATCAGGTGACCATCTCCGAAGAGCGCAAGAAGAAGTATGACTTCTCCGAACCCTACACCGTGTCCGGCATCCAGGCCCTGACCCAGAAGAAAGACGCTGGCAAGATTGCGTCGGCCAACGACCTGACCGGCAAGAAAGTCGGCGTGGGCCTGGGCACCAACTACGAGCAATGGCTGAAGGAAAACGTACCCGGCGCCGTCATCAAGACCTACGACGATGACCCTACCAAGTACCAGGACCTGCGCGTTGGCCGTATCGACGCCATCCTGGTCGACCGCCTGGCCGCCTTCGAGCTGATCAGCAAGACCAACGACACCTTGGCCGTGTCGGGCCCGGCATTCTCGCGCCAGGAAGCTGGTGTGACCCTGCGCAAGGGTGAACCGGAACTGCTGGCCGCCATCAACAAGGCCATCGACAAACTGCGCGCCGACGGCACCCTGGCCAAGCTGTCGCAGAAGTACTTCAACGCTGATGTCACCAAATGA
- the tcyL gene encoding cystine ABC transporter permease — MIEDSLKLALDSAPFLLKGAYFTVALSLGGMFFGLLLGFGLALMRLSRFMLLRGISRVYVSFFRGTPLLVQLFVIYYGLPQIGVELDPLPAALIGFSLNMAAYVCEILRAAISSVDRGQWEAAASIGMTRGQTLRRAILPQAARTALPPLGNSFISLVKDTALAATIQVPELFRQAQLITARTFEVFTMYLAAALIYWVLASALSALQNRLEERVNRHDQES, encoded by the coding sequence ATGATTGAAGACAGTCTGAAACTGGCGCTGGATTCAGCGCCTTTTCTGCTCAAGGGCGCGTACTTCACCGTTGCCCTCAGCCTCGGTGGCATGTTCTTCGGTTTGCTGCTGGGCTTTGGCCTTGCACTGATGCGTTTGTCGCGGTTCATGCTGCTGCGCGGCATTTCCCGGGTGTATGTGTCGTTCTTCCGCGGCACGCCGTTGCTGGTTCAGTTGTTCGTGATCTACTACGGCCTGCCGCAGATCGGCGTGGAGCTGGACCCGCTGCCCGCGGCCCTGATCGGCTTTTCGCTGAACATGGCTGCCTATGTCTGTGAAATCCTGCGCGCGGCGATCAGTTCGGTAGACCGCGGCCAGTGGGAAGCAGCCGCCAGTATCGGCATGACCCGCGGCCAGACCTTGCGCCGGGCAATCCTGCCCCAAGCCGCACGCACTGCCCTGCCGCCGTTGGGCAACAGTTTCATTTCCCTGGTCAAGGACACGGCCCTGGCTGCCACCATCCAGGTACCGGAACTGTTCCGCCAGGCGCAATTGATCACTGCCCGCACCTTTGAAGTGTTCACCATGTACTTGGCCGCTGCATTGATCTACTGGGTGCTGGCCAGCGCCTTGTCGGCCCTGCAGAACCGCCTCGAAGAACGCGTAAACCGCCATGACCAGGAGTCCTGA
- the tcyN gene encoding L-cystine ABC transporter ATP-binding protein TcyN — MIVVEQLTKQFNGTTVLKGIDLRVEAGEVVAIIGPSGSGKTTFLRCLNLLETPDSGRIRMGDIEIDGSKVAQQQGLIRRLRQQVGFVFQNFNLFPHRTALENVVEGPVVVKKTPRAQAEALGRTLLAKVGLAGKEDAYPRKLSGGQQQRVAIARALAMEPQVILFDEPTSALDPELVGEVLTTIRGLAEEKRTMIIVTHEMAFARDVANRVVFFDKGVIVEQGEAKALFAQPREERTRQFLSKFLAG; from the coding sequence ATGATCGTGGTGGAACAACTGACCAAGCAATTCAACGGCACCACCGTGCTCAAGGGCATCGACCTGCGGGTGGAGGCCGGCGAAGTGGTCGCCATCATCGGCCCCAGCGGTTCGGGCAAGACCACCTTCCTGCGCTGCCTGAACCTGCTGGAAACCCCGGACAGTGGCCGTATCCGCATGGGCGATATCGAGATCGACGGCAGCAAGGTTGCCCAGCAGCAGGGCCTGATCCGTCGCCTGCGCCAGCAGGTTGGCTTCGTGTTCCAGAACTTCAACCTGTTCCCGCACCGCACGGCGCTGGAAAACGTGGTTGAGGGCCCTGTGGTGGTCAAGAAGACGCCGCGCGCGCAAGCCGAGGCCCTGGGCCGCACGCTGCTGGCCAAGGTCGGCCTGGCGGGCAAGGAAGACGCCTACCCACGCAAGCTGTCCGGTGGGCAGCAGCAACGGGTGGCCATCGCCCGCGCCCTGGCCATGGAGCCCCAGGTGATTCTGTTCGACGAACCCACCTCGGCACTGGACCCGGAACTGGTAGGCGAAGTACTGACCACCATCCGCGGCCTGGCCGAAGAGAAGCGCACCATGATCATCGTTACCCACGAAATGGCATTCGCCCGCGACGTGGCCAACCGGGTGGTGTTTTTCGACAAGGGCGTGATCGTCGAGCAAGGCGAGGCCAAGGCGTTGTTCGCCCAGCCCAGGGAAGAGCGCACCCGACAGTTCCTGAGCAAGTTCCTGGCGGGTTGA
- a CDS encoding SfnB family sulfur acquisition oxidoreductase: protein MVSNNDIQSDLDTPPPLLSAHVLGSDAEALAAARDLAALAKTGAATRDRERQLPWAELEQFSRSGLGSISIPRRFGGPQLSFVTIADVFRIISAADPALGQIPQNQFGLLHTLAGVATEAQQQQLFGSVLQGARIGNAGPEKGTRNTLEIKARITRQGDGYVINGQKFYSTGALFAHWVAVKALDEDGRQVLAFVPRGSAGLRIVDDWSGFGQRTTASGTVLLDNVPVAAELVVHTWRAADTPSLQGAVSQLIQAAIDAGIAEGAIDDAIAFVRERARPWVDANVERASDDLYVIADVGRLKLELHAAQALLRKAGQVLDRISTGVIDADAAASASITVAEAKVLTTEIALLASEKLLELAGSRATLAEFNLDRHWRNARVHTLHDPVRWKYHAVGAYHLNGSRPARHSWI from the coding sequence ATGGTCAGCAACAACGATATCCAGTCGGATCTGGACACCCCTCCACCACTGCTGTCCGCCCACGTGCTGGGCAGCGACGCCGAGGCCCTGGCGGCCGCCCGTGACCTGGCCGCCCTTGCCAAGACCGGCGCCGCCACACGCGACCGTGAACGGCAATTGCCCTGGGCCGAACTCGAACAATTCAGCCGCAGCGGCCTGGGCAGTATTTCCATTCCCCGCCGCTTCGGCGGGCCACAACTTTCATTCGTCACCATCGCCGACGTGTTCCGCATCATCTCCGCTGCCGACCCGGCGCTGGGGCAAATTCCGCAGAACCAGTTCGGCCTGCTGCACACGCTGGCCGGCGTAGCCACCGAAGCTCAGCAACAGCAGCTGTTCGGTTCGGTGCTGCAAGGCGCACGCATCGGCAACGCGGGCCCGGAAAAAGGCACGCGCAACACCCTGGAAATCAAGGCACGCATCACTCGTCAGGGCGACGGCTATGTCATCAACGGGCAGAAGTTCTACTCCACCGGCGCCCTGTTCGCTCATTGGGTGGCAGTGAAAGCCTTGGACGAGGATGGCCGCCAAGTGCTCGCCTTCGTGCCCCGAGGCAGCGCTGGCTTGCGCATCGTCGACGACTGGTCCGGTTTCGGCCAGCGCACCACTGCCAGCGGCACCGTGTTGCTGGACAACGTGCCCGTAGCCGCGGAACTGGTTGTGCACACCTGGCGCGCCGCTGATACCCCGAGCCTGCAGGGCGCCGTCTCGCAGTTGATCCAGGCCGCCATCGATGCTGGCATTGCCGAAGGCGCCATCGACGACGCCATCGCGTTCGTCCGCGAGCGGGCGCGCCCCTGGGTCGACGCCAACGTTGAACGCGCCAGCGACGACCTGTACGTGATCGCCGACGTCGGCCGCCTCAAGCTCGAGCTGCATGCTGCCCAGGCCCTGCTGCGCAAGGCCGGCCAGGTGCTGGACCGGATCAGCACCGGGGTCATCGACGCCGACGCTGCCGCCAGTGCTTCCATCACCGTGGCCGAGGCCAAGGTGCTGACCACCGAAATCGCCCTGCTGGCCAGCGAGAAGCTGCTGGAACTGGCCGGCAGCCGCGCCACCCTTGCCGAATTCAACCTGGACCGCCATTGGCGCAACGCCCGGGTGCATACCCTGCACGACCCGGTGCGCTGGAAATATCACGCCGTGGGCGCCTACCACCTGAACGGCAGCCGCCCTGCACGCCATTCCTGGATTTGA